The segment aattccttaTCTCTTTGTAAATTCTCCACTCTTGATTTTTCTTGCAATTTGTCGGCATATGCATAAGTATCCATATCAATAGGTTCACCCAACCAACCGTCTTGTGGCATAAGTGCATTATCAATATATTTCGTCTCTGGCATCTTGGGTAATCTCAACAATCCATacatttttgcaattgctAAGTAATCCAATGTAGCTAATCGGAATATCAGACTAGCAATATGTTTAGAATAATATCGAATGAATCCAACATATGACTTTACGGCTAATTCATGGCGAGCCCTATCTCCAAGCATATATTTGCGAAGTCGTTTTTGAAAGGAATCGTGATTTGTAGTTGTCGACTCTGGTGAATCGATTTTGGTCATAAATACATTCTTGACTTCCATGAAACCAATGtaatcttcttcttgtgtTCCATCATTCAACATGACAATAGCTCTTCCAGCTCTATTGGCTCTTCCTGTACGTCCACACCGGTGTAAGAATACACTTGGGTCAGTCGGCGGATCTAATTGCACAACTAAATCAACTTCGGGTACATCGATACCCCGGGCAGCAACATCAGTAGTCATTAGGACATACTTGGTATTGGGCTCGTttccattgatgaatttctCCAATGTATTTAATCTAGCTTTAGTATTCAATTGTCCATGTAATGAGAAGAATTGTAGATTTGAATCACCATCAACCAACTTGGtaaaaatttgataaaagtgCTTGACAGATGTACATGTAGGAAAGTATACAATTACTTTCTTGAAATCGTAGTCTCGTAATATCGTCAACAAGGTAGTAACCTTATACTCTGGTTGTAACAACATATACGACAACTGTAGCGAAGTGGGAgcattttgttgttcacCTAGAAAATTCTTTGTCTTGACTTGAACTTTAACTGGGTTATTCATCCCCGTCTTAAAAATTGCATCACCCGCTGATGAAACTGTTGCTGAAAACAATCCAGTTCTTCGTTGTTTAGGtaatttctttaaaataTTGACAACATCCATTTCAAATGAGAAATCCAAAAGCTTATCTGCTTCATCCAAGATGacaatttccaaacttGATGTTTTCACGATTGGTGATGTGGTTAAGAAATCCAATAATCGACCAGGTGTAGCTATCAATATCTGAGgttgattttcttgaaactTTTCTAGATCTTCACGCACGTTACCCAATGACCCAACCAATAACTGTGTCTTGATCTGTGGGGTTAGCTCTTCGGGTAAATACTCCAATACTCGATCAAATaccatttgaatttgtttaGCCAATTCTCTAGTTGGCGATATGACAATACTCAAAATATGATTTCGTTTTAATGGTTCTAATTTTCCGTCTTCATCGGGTGTGTATAGTCTCTTTGATACCCTTTCCAATACTGGTATAGCAAAAGCTAGGGTTTTACCTGATCCAGTCAcagcttcaacaatgacatCTTTATTCCCACAAAGCAAGGGAATGGTGGATGCTTGGACTGGCGTCATTGATGGGTAGCCTAATGATAGTAGAGCGTCTTTTAACCATGGATATAGATCGTATCTTAAGTTCTCCCATGCAAGGGAACCTGCTTGTGATTTCATAGTAGGTGGTAGTGGGTTAAATGATTGAGATGACTTGAATTTTGGAGATGAGAtatgtttttgaaaagttgcaaatgaaaaaaatgaaaaatcatCTCTCGGGCTTAAACCAACGAAGCGCTAAGTTTATGTTCAGGGGAATATCCATTCCATGGTTTATGAAAAGGTCTTATAGGAATATTACTACTACTGCACCAATGACACAAGCTATAGATTACACATCATGGTCTAAGGAAGATTTAATTGCTAAGATCTCCGAGTTGGAACAAAAGACTGCACCAACAACATCCCCCACATGCACAGCTCCTAAACCAGAGATCAGACAGAAACTGAAAAAACAGAAACAGTTTGACTGGAGTAGACACAATTTCCGTTTCATTGCATTACGATTTGCATATTTAGGTTGGAATTATAATGGTCTCGCATACCAATTCGAGCCAACACCATTGCCCacagttgaagaaacaatattgaaaacattaTCCAAAATAAAGCTTATTCCTGAACCTATAGATCAAGTAGATTTTTCAAGGTGTGGAAGAACTGATAAAGGAGTAAGTGCAATGAATCAAGTGGTTTCCATCAAGCTTCGATCAAATTTATCCCCAgaagaacaacaagattCAACCAATGATGACAAAGAGATTGACTATTTGACAATAATAAATGCCAATTTACCAAGTGATATTAAAGTACATTCTATATGTCTACATCCTCCACCTGATTTTGATGCTAGATTCAGTTGTAAAAATCGTCATTATCGTTACTTGTTTAAAGCTTCAAATTTAGATATTGAAGCTATGAATAAAGCAGCTGGGTATTATCAAGGACAACATGATTTTCgcaatttttgtaaattggatggatcaaaacaaataacCAATTTCGAACGATTCATTTATAGTTCGAAAATCATTCATTTGGAGAATGACTTGTTCtgttttgatttaattgGTACCGCTTTCCTTTGGCATCAAGTACGATGCATGGTTGCAATTTTGTTCCTAGTAGGACAGCACCTAGAAAAGCCAGAAATTGTAACTGATCTAATGGATATTACCAAGTACCCTACAAAACCACAATATGAAATGGCCAATGATATACCACTTGTATTGTATGATTGTGAATTCCCTCCTATGGAttggaaacaatttgacaaCGAATACAAATTCAACCGAATCATGAATGGGTTCAAGGGGATGTGTtatgatttgaatattAGAACGAAGATGCTGAGTATTATGGAAGATCTTGTATTCAAAGATCAACCAAAGGCAACTGCTCCAGCGATCAATACAGTGCCTCTTGGTGATGGAGTAGGACGTTCTTTTGCTAAATATACTCCATTGGAAAATCGAGAACGAACAGATAGTTATGAGATTATTAATGCTCGATGGATGGCAAAGAAAGAAGGTAAAAGaaacaccaccaaagaaGTTCAGATAGATGAATAGAAATAGTTCAAATAGGTTTGCTTTTAATGAGATATCCAAGATGGTTCCCAATACTGCCATTCGTCTTCGCCTTGTTCGTCAACCCATAATATCCCATTCATaatcatttcatcaatcacaTTCTTGATTCTAATTTTATCCCAACCATAATTATCTCTAATTAATCCCATCGTAACATATCCACCCATAAAACCACATAATTcataaatcttcaattggtCATTAGATAGATTCTCgattgaagaaaattttaaCCACGATTCATTATTGATCACGATTAGTTCATAGTTTTTACCCATGGAATTTAAAATGGTTATTGCTTGTTCTATATGTTTGGTAGATATGTCTATTGTCAAATCCGATGAATTGTCagtcaaaattgattgtaatTCTCGTATTGCGATTAGTCCGCCATTCAAGTCTCGAGTCTCTTGAcatatttcaacaatctttACAGACAATCCAGTAATAAAATTACTTCCACCATGTTTATTACCATTGCTCTTGGATTTGGAGTTGGAATATATTAGTAGATCCAATGGATCCATTCCAATCAGTTgtgaaatttgattgaatttaGATCGAAATTCAGCATtacttttgatttcattacTATGatcattgacaaaattgattaaagcAGATCGGAAAACTTGTAATTGAGTTGAAAGCTGTTCtgaatgttgttgatttaaaCGTTGTCCTAGTTGTTGGTATGCATCTCTATCTGACAGTGGATCCATTTGTGAGGTATTCGATTAGTAGATGAGAGCCAGTTGTTACATTGTTCTGTTTTCGGtatatttttattttttgttttctccGATGTTAATTGTCCCACCACAGTTCACACACAGTTTTTGTATATCGGAGTTAAGCAGTTTTCGAAGAACATTCTTTCAGAGATGTGATTACCACTCGagtttgattgatatcAGCAGAATCAAAGTTTAAGCTTGGATGTATATACTTCTATACTACATCTGCTAAGGTATGATTTTTGATACTCGGTTAAATAAGATTAAGTTGGGGTAAAGAGTGGAGGGGCAATGCATAAAATGGATAATGGGCGGCTAATTTATCTTTAAAGGGGAATCGAGTCAACGCCCCACACGTAAATACACACTGGTAGCCTTCTCTCTCATATTGGGTTTCTATGCATCTACGTCTATATCCATTCCATTTAATAGGTTCCTATTGTCTTTTAACATTATCCAAAACTTTCTTCAACggtttttgtttttgtttggttCTAGAAATACCAATAATTTTACCAAAAGATAAAGTGGAGGTATACAAAAAAATCATAAGCGGAtttatgaaattttcaatttcaatcaacaaatattATCCTTTCTTTTAAAGAACACTTTTCTTTCATAAAGGAGAGTTATAGACAAGCACGGGTCCATACTACCTTCATCACCACACACAAGCTCTACTACAATCATGACTCCAGCGCCTAAACCGGTGGATAAGAAATATAACCCACCACCTCCACGTGAAGTCAAAGTCAGATTTGGTAAAGGTGTCACTGGTACACTTTCCATTCCTCATGCTATGGATTCAGATAACccatttgaacaagatttGGCTCCTGTAACCCATAAAGCGGCTCTTATTTTACATGGTCAAGGTGGACACAGAAATTATTgttatcaaaaacatttgGCCCATCGATTAGCTAAAGATTTGGGTATTTTCAGTTTAAGAATCGATTTTAGAGGATGTGGGGATTCAGCtgataatgaaaataaGTTAGAAGGAAGAACTTTGACTCAAGACGTTGAAGATATCCAGGCTGCTGCTGAATTCGTTCAAAATGGGAAATTGAATGGATTAGGTATGGATTTAACTTTGAGTTCAATTATTGCTCATTCAAGAGGTGGGGTTGCCATGTTCCTTTGGGCTATGAAGCAAGATgagt is part of the Candida orthopsilosis Co 90-125, chromosome 2 draft sequence genome and harbors:
- a CDS encoding Deg1 protein (S. cerevisiae homolog DEG1 has pseudouridine synthase activity, has role in tRNA pseudouridine and localizes to cytoplasm), coding for MRYVFEKLQMKKMKNHLSGLNQRSAKFMFRGISIPWFMKRSYRNITTTAPMTQAIDYTSWSKEDLIAKISELEQKTAPTTSPTCTAPKPEIRQKSKKQKQFDWSRHNFRFIALRFAYLGWNYNGLAYQFEPTPLPTVEETILKTLSKIKLIPEPIDQVDFSRCGRTDKGVSAMNQVVSIKLRSNLSPEEQQDSTNDDKEIDYLTIINANLPSDIKVHSICLHPPPDFDARFSCKNRHYRYLFKASNLDIEAMNKAAGYYQGQHDFRNFCKLDGSKQITNFERFIYSSKIIHLENDLFCFDLIGTAFLWHQVRCMVAILFLVGQHLEKPEIVTDLMDITKYPTKPQYEMANDIPLVLYDCEFPPMDWKQFDNEYKFNRIMNGFKGMCYDLNIRTKMSSIMEDLVFKDQPKATAPAINTVPLGDGVGRSFAKYTPLENRERTDSYEIINARWMAKKEGKRNTTKEVQIDE
- a CDS encoding Spb4 ATP-dependent RNA helicase, producing the protein MKSQAGSLAWENLRYDLYPWLKDALLSLGYPSMTPVQASTIPLLCGNKDVIVEAVTGSGKTLAFAIPVLERVSKRLYTPDEDGKLEPLKRNHILSIVISPTRELAKQIQMVFDRVLEYLPEELTPQIKTQLLVGSLGNVREDLEKFQENQPQILIATPGRLLDFLTTSPIVKTSSLEIVILDEADKLLDFSFEMDVVNILKKLPKQRRTGLFSATVSSAGDAIFKTGMNNPVKVQVKTKNFLGEQQNAPTSLQLSYMLLQPEYKVTTLLTILRDYDFKKVIVYFPTCTSVKHFYQIFTKLVDGDSNLQFFSLHGQLNTKARLNTLEKFINGNEPNTKYVLMTTDVAARGIDVPEVDLVVQLDPPTDPSVFLHRCGRTGRANRAGRAIVMLNDGTQEEDYIGFMEVKNVFMTKIDSPESTTTNHDSFQKRLRKYMLGDRARHELAVKSYVGFIRYYSKHIASSIFRLATLDYLAIAKMYGLLRLPKMPETKYIDNALMPQDGWLGEPIDMDTYAYADKLQEKSRVENLQRDKELKIANAKKRKELKIKNEAWSSKTDHKETKQERKAKMKRKREAIEKQLMENDEEQEEQTQQDWKDLIRQSKKAKNQTMQGSFDDL
- a CDS encoding Vps22 ESCRT-II complex protein (involved in multivesicular body (MVB)), which codes for MDPSSDRDAYQQLGQRLNQQHSEQLSTQLQVFRSALINFVNDHSNEIKSNAEFRSKFNQISQSIGMDPLDLLIYSNSKSKSNGNKHGGSNFITGLSVKIVEICQETRDLNGGLIAIRELQSILTDNSSDLTIDISTKHIEQAITILNSMGKNYELIVINNESWLKFSSIENLSNDQLKIYELCGFMGGYVTMGLIRDNYGWDKIRIKNVIDEMIMNGILWVDEQGEDEWQYWEPSWISH